In Pleurocapsa sp. PCC 7319, the following are encoded in one genomic region:
- a CDS encoding bifunctional ADP-dependent NAD(P)H-hydrate dehydratase/NAD(P)H-hydrate epimerase yields MDNIVDTVIVSAEQMRQIEEQIFAAGMPVAALMEKAAKLCSDRLQILYPREQITSVGILVGPGHNGGDALVIARELYLAGYQVKVYRPFFKLKSLTAQHASYINSLGIPFFDEIQPLQACQLIIDGLFGFGLTRELPENIIEVVNLVNSWSQPVVSIDLPSGINTDTGAVLGTAIKATRTLCLGLWKQAFFQDVALEYIGISERIDFGLLRHHIWSVLPKPVPVKRISPAIALENLPLPRPVVTYKYRQGHLLLICGSHRYAGAAILTALGARASGVGMLSVAVPESLKTLLISHLPEALIIDCPENKEGAISSLPFSGNDLSRFDAVACGPGLTVDAKSVVQRVLQAECPLILDADGLNILAEHGATEVLSQRNVPTVLTPHPGEFKRLFPEITEPESNRIVAVQTAAQQSKAIILLKGARTAISNERGFTWLISASTPALARGGSGDVLTGLIGGLVAQGTKAEKTNLFNTVASAAWWHAQAGILAAKERTELGVDAVTLAQYLTKAVNY; encoded by the coding sequence ATGGATAATATAGTCGATACCGTGATCGTATCTGCCGAACAAATGCGGCAGATAGAAGAACAGATCTTTGCTGCGGGGATGCCTGTGGCAGCATTGATGGAAAAGGCAGCCAAGTTATGTAGCGATCGCCTTCAGATTTTGTATCCTCGTGAACAGATTACCTCGGTAGGTATTTTAGTCGGACCTGGTCATAATGGCGGAGATGCGCTGGTAATTGCTCGTGAATTGTATCTAGCAGGATATCAAGTTAAAGTTTATCGACCATTTTTTAAACTCAAGTCTTTAACTGCCCAACACGCCAGCTATATCAATAGTCTTGGTATTCCCTTCTTTGATGAAATACAACCTTTACAAGCATGTCAATTAATTATTGATGGTTTGTTTGGCTTTGGTTTAACTCGTGAGTTACCCGAAAATATTATCGAAGTAGTTAATCTGGTTAACAGTTGGTCTCAACCAGTAGTAAGTATCGATCTGCCTTCAGGAATAAATACCGATACAGGTGCCGTATTAGGTACTGCCATCAAAGCTACCCGCACATTATGTTTGGGTTTATGGAAACAGGCTTTTTTCCAAGATGTAGCCTTAGAATATATAGGTATCAGTGAAAGAATTGATTTTGGTCTGCTACGCCATCATATCTGGTCAGTATTACCCAAACCAGTACCAGTAAAAAGAATTTCTCCCGCGATCGCCTTAGAAAACTTACCTCTACCCCGTCCTGTAGTCACATATAAATATCGTCAAGGGCATTTACTACTTATTTGTGGCTCTCATCGTTATGCAGGAGCCGCTATTCTCACGGCTTTGGGTGCCAGAGCTAGTGGAGTAGGAATGTTATCTGTCGCTGTGCCAGAGTCTTTAAAAACTCTTTTAATTAGTCATTTACCAGAAGCTTTAATTATTGACTGTCCTGAGAATAAAGAAGGTGCGATCTCTTCTTTACCTTTTTCTGGGAACGATTTGAGTCGATTTGATGCTGTCGCTTGTGGTCCTGGTTTGACTGTAGATGCTAAATCGGTGGTGCAGAGAGTTTTACAGGCAGAATGCCCTTTAATTTTGGATGCCGATGGTCTCAATATTTTGGCAGAGCATGGAGCAACAGAGGTATTAAGTCAAAGAAATGTTCCCACTGTCCTGACACCTCATCCAGGAGAATTCAAGCGTTTATTCCCTGAAATTACCGAGCCAGAAAGTAATCGCATCGTAGCAGTACAAACTGCTGCGCAACAAAGCAAGGCGATTATTTTACTCAAAGGAGCAAGAACAGCGATCTCTAATGAACGAGGATTCACGTGGTTAATTTCCGCTAGTACTCCAGCCTTAGCAAGAGGAGGTAGCGGAGATGTCTTAACCGGATTAATCGGTGGTTTAGTGGCACAAGGAACAAAAGCGGAAAAAACCAACCTATTTAATACCGTGGCTAGTGCGGCTTGGTGGCACGCTCAAGCAGGAATTTTAGCCGCTAAAGAGCGAACAGAATTAGGAGTAGATGCTGTTACCCTTGCTCAGTATTTAACCAAAGCTGTTAACTATTAA
- a CDS encoding TatD family hydrolase, with product MMFLDPHIHMTARTTDDYQAMAKAGIVAIIEPAFWLGQPRTSADTYRDYLSSLVGWERFRASQFGIKHYCTIGLNSKEANNEAIAEAVMEMLPLYACKEGVVAIGEIGYDDMTPAEDKYFRLQLELAKELGLPVMIHTPHRDKKSGTSRSMDVCLEHGLQPSQVIVDHNNEETAKEVLDRGFWAGFTIYPHTKMGNERMVEVVRHYGCDRIIVDSSADWGVSDPLAVPKTAQLMAQRGIPEEHIKAVCYQNALTAYSQSGQIKESDWLNSSPIDQRELYSGNSVLRGQQPLVESTSEAKSVVIV from the coding sequence ATGATGTTCCTCGATCCCCACATTCACATGACTGCCAGAACTACCGACGACTATCAAGCAATGGCTAAAGCTGGCATCGTGGCAATCATTGAACCAGCATTTTGGTTGGGGCAACCTCGTACTAGTGCTGATACCTATAGAGACTATTTAAGTTCTTTGGTTGGTTGGGAGAGATTTCGTGCCAGTCAGTTTGGCATCAAGCATTACTGTACTATTGGTTTAAATTCCAAAGAGGCTAATAATGAAGCCATAGCTGAAGCAGTGATGGAAATGTTACCCCTTTATGCTTGCAAGGAGGGCGTAGTAGCCATTGGCGAAATTGGTTATGATGACATGACTCCTGCGGAAGATAAGTATTTTCGTCTTCAGTTAGAACTAGCCAAAGAATTAGGTTTACCCGTCATGATTCATACACCCCATCGAGATAAAAAATCGGGTACATCTCGTAGTATGGATGTCTGTTTAGAACATGGGCTACAACCATCTCAGGTAATCGTCGACCATAATAACGAAGAAACCGCTAAAGAAGTTTTAGATCGGGGTTTTTGGGCAGGATTTACCATTTATCCCCATACCAAAATGGGTAATGAAAGAATGGTGGAAGTCGTACGTCACTATGGTTGCGATCGCATTATTGTCGATAGTAGTGCCGATTGGGGTGTCAGTGACCCATTAGCAGTTCCCAAAACTGCTCAACTCATGGCACAAAGAGGTATTCCTGAAGAGCATATTAAAGCCGTTTGCTATCAAAATGCCTTAACTGCTTATAGTCAAAGCGGTCAAATTAAAGAAAGTGATTGGCTCAATTCCTCTCCCATCGATCAACGCGAACTATATAGTGGTAATTCAGTATTGAGAGGGCAACAACCTCTAGTTGAATCCACTTCAGAAGCTAAATCTGTGGTCATTGTTTAG
- the eboC gene encoding UbiA-like protein EboC (EboC, a homolog the polyprenyltransferase UbiA, belongs to system of proteins involved in the trafficking of precursor metabolites to an extracytoplasmic compartment so that the biosynthesis of certain natural products, such as scytonemin, can be completed.): MSSITIKSNKFQSTWAYLQLMRPANIVTAWADILLGYAVAGAVTVGISNLNFMTLGWLILATTGLYGGGVVFNDVCDAQLDAVERPERPIPSGEATLSGAIALGTLLLVMAIIAAAIVSQLSAILAIIVATCALTYDKWSKHQTILGPLNMGLCRGGNLLLGVSAIPSAVGNHWYLALIPIIYIAAITAIAQGEVQGGKKVTGMIAIALIAIVIGSILSLGLLPEYTLLITLPFLALFTALVLPSFIKASINPEPKLIQMAVKAGILSLIVLDATIATGFSNWIYGLLLLALLPLSRFLARLFAVT; this comes from the coding sequence ATGTCTTCGATAACTATTAAATCGAACAAATTTCAATCTACCTGGGCTTATTTACAACTCATGCGTCCTGCCAATATTGTCACTGCTTGGGCAGATATTCTTTTAGGATATGCCGTGGCTGGAGCAGTTACCGTTGGCATCAGTAACCTAAATTTTATGACTTTGGGCTGGTTAATTTTAGCTACCACAGGACTTTATGGTGGGGGAGTTGTTTTTAACGATGTCTGTGATGCTCAGTTAGATGCCGTTGAACGTCCAGAACGTCCTATTCCCAGTGGAGAAGCAACTTTATCAGGTGCGATCGCCTTAGGTACGTTGTTGTTAGTTATGGCGATTATTGCCGCAGCCATAGTATCTCAACTGAGTGCGATTTTAGCCATCATTGTTGCCACCTGCGCTCTTACATACGATAAGTGGAGTAAACATCAGACAATTTTAGGACCTTTAAATATGGGTTTGTGTCGCGGTGGTAACTTGTTGTTGGGTGTTAGTGCGATTCCTTCAGCAGTTGGTAATCACTGGTATTTAGCATTAATTCCTATCATCTACATTGCTGCAATTACTGCTATTGCTCAAGGGGAAGTCCAAGGCGGCAAGAAAGTTACTGGCATGATAGCGATCGCTTTAATTGCCATAGTGATAGGTAGCATCCTTAGTTTAGGACTGTTACCAGAATATACCCTCTTAATAACTTTACCTTTTTTGGCTTTATTTACAGCTTTAGTTTTGCCGTCTTTTATTAAAGCTTCTATTAATCCTGAGCCTAAGTTAATTCAAATGGCAGTTAAGGCAGGAATCTTATCATTAATTGTTTTGGATGCAACTATTGCTACTGGCTTTAGCAATTGGATTTATGGCTTGTTATTACTGGCATTGTTGCCCTTATCTCGCTTTTTAGCGCGATTGTTTGCTGTTACTTAA
- a CDS encoding EboA family metabolite traffic protein, with product MASETDIKTNKIIALLYTWLETRAATENLAWLTRKQAEITQNSAEKTLFTAFSSVVRYLGKQKLELSIEELQAANKLVTGWNPIDWTLDQVGRSLLILSFPHEDEDKYVATLNKIFAAADVREAIALYQSLSLLPYPEKFQLRAAEGVRTNMTSVFNAVALNNPYPAKYLNDLAWNQMILKALFVGTPLHPIYGLKSRNNQQLSQMLIDYARERLAAKRTVNPELWELVAPFNSQAVAELEPEFEVICA from the coding sequence ATGGCATCTGAGACAGATATTAAAACCAATAAAATTATTGCTTTACTATATACCTGGTTGGAAACACGGGCTGCGACTGAAAATTTAGCTTGGTTAACAAGAAAGCAAGCAGAAATTACGCAGAATTCTGCTGAAAAAACTCTATTTACTGCCTTTAGTAGTGTAGTTAGATACTTAGGGAAGCAAAAACTAGAATTATCAATTGAGGAATTACAAGCAGCAAATAAACTAGTAACTGGATGGAATCCGATTGATTGGACTTTAGATCAAGTTGGTCGCAGTTTACTGATTTTATCTTTTCCCCACGAAGATGAAGATAAATATGTAGCAACTTTAAATAAGATTTTTGCGGCAGCGGATGTAAGAGAAGCGATCGCTTTATATCAAAGTTTATCATTATTGCCTTATCCAGAAAAATTTCAATTACGTGCTGCTGAAGGAGTTCGTACAAACATGACTTCAGTATTTAATGCAGTAGCGTTAAATAACCCCTACCCAGCAAAATATTTAAATGATTTAGCTTGGAATCAAATGATTCTAAAAGCTTTATTTGTTGGTACTCCACTACATCCTATTTATGGATTAAAAAGCCGTAATAATCAACAGTTATCCCAGATGTTAATTGACTATGCCCGTGAAAGATTGGCAGCCAAAAGAACAGTTAATCCTGAACTATGGGAACTAGTTGCACCTTTTAATTCTCAAGCAGTTGCCGAACTTGAACCGGAATTTGAGGTGATTTGCGCTTAA
- a CDS encoding NIL domain-containing protein, giving the protein MKKRVTITFPKTAVQIPITYRLAKDFNVAANIIRAQVAPNQMGKLVVELQGDIDQIDAAIEWMRMRDINVFSASAEIVIDQDSCVDCGLCTGVCPTQALILDSETFRLNFRRSHCIVCEQCIPTCPVGAISTNL; this is encoded by the coding sequence ATGAAAAAACGGGTCACAATAACTTTTCCCAAAACTGCGGTTCAAATTCCCATAACCTATCGTTTGGCAAAAGATTTTAATGTTGCAGCTAATATTATTCGGGCGCAGGTAGCTCCCAACCAGATGGGCAAACTAGTGGTCGAGTTGCAGGGAGATATCGATCAAATTGATGCTGCCATTGAATGGATGCGTATGCGAGATATTAATGTCTTCTCGGCTAGTGCTGAAATTGTAATCGATCAAGATAGCTGTGTAGATTGTGGTTTGTGTACGGGAGTCTGTCCGACTCAAGCTCTTATTTTAGATTCAGAGACTTTTAGATTAAACTTTCGGCGATCGCATTGCATAGTTTGTGAGCAATGTATACCCACTTGTCCTGTAGGTGCAATTTCGACTAATCTTTAA
- a CDS encoding thioredoxin family protein codes for MTEPQLDSNTNNNSVRNIVIAITAVVLSIALFLGLQTETSSLSLESQVKRSTPLNVALTNNKPTLTEFYADWCTSCQAMAADLGAIKQNYGDRVNFVMLNVDNTKWLPEMLRYRVDGIPHFLFMDSTGEAVAEAIGEQPRSILQEDLDALIANNPIPYANTRGQVSQFEKKVTVTDNANTDPRSHGATVK; via the coding sequence ATGACTGAGCCACAACTAGACTCTAATACTAATAATAATTCTGTGAGAAATATTGTAATTGCGATTACGGCAGTTGTCCTCAGTATCGCTCTGTTTTTGGGCTTACAAACTGAGACTAGTTCTTTATCTTTAGAATCTCAGGTTAAACGCTCCACTCCCTTGAATGTAGCATTAACTAATAATAAACCCACCCTGACGGAATTCTATGCGGACTGGTGTACCAGTTGTCAGGCAATGGCAGCTGATCTGGGGGCAATTAAACAAAATTATGGCGATCGCGTCAACTTTGTGATGCTCAATGTCGATAATACTAAATGGTTGCCAGAAATGTTACGTTATCGGGTTGACGGGATTCCTCATTTTTTGTTTATGGACTCTACCGGAGAAGCGGTAGCTGAGGCAATTGGAGAACAACCTCGTTCCATTCTCCAGGAAGATTTGGATGCTCTCATAGCCAATAACCCCATTCCCTATGCCAATACCAGAGGTCAAGTTTCTCAGTTTGAGAAAAAAGTTACCGTTACCGATAATGCCAATACTGACCCTCGTAGTCATGGTGCAACGGTTAAGTAA
- a CDS encoding filamentous hemagglutinin N-terminal domain-containing protein, which translates to MQKALSHWCQFSLYTFGCLYVTSDISLAQVTSDGTVNTQVNQNGNVAEITGGGTRGSNLFHSFQDFSVQIGNEAFFNNADSISNIFSRVTGGKISNIDGLIRANGSASLFLINPAGIIFGEGARLDLGGSFYGSTASSILFDDGEFSAADLENPPLLTVNAPIGLGFRDNPGDIVNRSNFNLTTTVLNGEINPVFEGSEFTIFDAVGLEINPNENIALIGGNVFLEDAGSITAPGGNVELGGLLEAGELLISEDGGLIFPEGIERGDVNLTQQARVRVVSDGGGSININARNLELTEQSELYAGIAEDMGNPESQAGDININATESVRIIGSGGVGEDTSAFINGVILDTNNYDTGIRNLVGLRPDGLENLPDLGRNPKSESTAIGNGGAINIETSLLEVRGRSSIYNVAYGRGTTGNTSLLSNDIIIEEVSILNRVLSGTGSTGNINFETNNLTIIGSPNNQFDGDASYIITSNRNFSDIGNININANEQINFSGLNLIQTEVQEGNQGDAGKISIQASNFSDQDGFIQSRIFGVGSPGKIDIDVENEINFNGTEVNSDVNFNVPINVEDITINANKINLNESGIRSSTIGAGNAGNIAITADDSIAIGRTTVQAGTDEQATGNGGSIILNASNNISVDSSLILSQVRDESSGNAGEISISSNMIDIRNFSLVSANAQIDTFGRAGNLNLDGTNILIREGAILDASTENGVDAGSINLNGNNLEIVSGGVVVTSVNRGGNAGNVNLNFTGDITINGEDALPRSENIFELDEQLLIDLQESTGLFATNSLSSTDGGGNIQIFGQGSLDIGNNATVSVGSEEGGNGGTINIDISSLDLDKEGTISAITTSGVGGNIRLVVDDSITLNRDSLISAEAFGEASGGNIDINTEFIIAFPDGSNDILASAEQGQGGNITINAESLFGIQERIPSSLTNDINASSQVNGLDGTISISTPDINPIQGVTELPTNVVEPERTVAQACQANREATAKNSFTINGKGGIPAEPGLPLNSLNVSINGETNRTSAIPQPIETSIGKIQPARGIKVTDSGEVILTAYRTNNSGDRLTKIQLNCG; encoded by the coding sequence GTGCAAAAAGCTCTTTCTCATTGGTGTCAATTTTCACTCTATACCTTTGGCTGTCTCTACGTCACTAGTGACATATCTTTAGCTCAAGTTACGTCTGATGGCACAGTTAATACTCAAGTAAATCAAAATGGTAATGTAGCAGAAATAACAGGGGGGGGAACGCGAGGGAGTAATTTATTCCATAGTTTTCAGGACTTTTCTGTACAGATAGGAAATGAAGCGTTTTTTAATAATGCGGATAGTATCTCTAATATTTTTAGTCGAGTTACAGGTGGGAAGATCTCCAACATTGATGGTTTGATTCGGGCTAATGGTAGTGCCAGCTTATTTTTGATTAACCCTGCTGGGATTATTTTTGGTGAAGGCGCAAGACTAGATCTCGGTGGCTCGTTTTATGGTTCTACTGCTAGTAGTATTTTGTTTGATGATGGGGAATTTAGTGCAGCAGATTTAGAAAACCCTCCTTTATTAACAGTTAATGCTCCAATTGGTTTAGGTTTTCGGGATAATCCTGGGGATATAGTCAATCGCTCTAATTTTAATTTAACTACTACTGTCCTCAATGGTGAAATCAATCCCGTTTTTGAAGGTAGTGAATTTACTATCTTTGATGCTGTAGGTTTGGAAATTAATCCTAATGAAAATATTGCTTTGATAGGGGGGAATGTTTTTCTAGAAGATGCTGGTAGTATAACTGCGCCAGGTGGCAATGTAGAACTTGGAGGATTACTAGAAGCAGGTGAACTTCTAATTAGTGAGGATGGAGGATTAATATTTCCAGAAGGAATAGAAAGAGGAGATGTTAATTTAACCCAGCAAGCAAGAGTCCGAGTAGTTTCTGATGGTGGTGGTTCCATTAATATTAATGCCAGAAATTTGGAACTTACAGAGCAAAGTGAATTATACGCAGGTATTGCTGAAGATATGGGAAACCCTGAATCTCAGGCAGGTGATATTAATATTAATGCAACAGAATCGGTGAGAATCATTGGCAGTGGTGGTGTTGGAGAAGATACTTCTGCTTTTATCAATGGAGTCATCCTTGATACAAATAATTATGATACAGGAATTAGGAATTTAGTAGGATTGCGTCCTGATGGTCTAGAGAATCTACCCGATTTAGGTAGAAATCCTAAATCTGAAAGTACTGCAATAGGCAATGGTGGAGCAATCAATATCGAGACAAGCTTGCTAGAAGTGAGAGGGCGTAGCTCTATATATAACGTAGCCTATGGTAGAGGAACAACAGGCAATACAAGTTTACTATCTAATGACATAATAATAGAAGAAGTATCAATTTTAAATCGGGTTTTATCTGGAACTGGAAGTACGGGAAATATTAATTTTGAAACTAATAATTTAACGATTATTGGTTCTCCTAATAATCAATTTGACGGAGATGCTTCATATATTATTACTAGCAATCGTAACTTTAGTGACATTGGCAACATTAATATTAATGCCAACGAGCAAATTAACTTTAGTGGGCTAAATCTAATCCAAACTGAAGTTCAAGAAGGTAATCAGGGAGATGCGGGAAAAATTAGCATTCAAGCTAGTAATTTTTCTGACCAAGACGGATTTATTCAAAGTAGAATTTTTGGTGTAGGAAGTCCAGGGAAAATAGATATCGATGTCGAAAATGAAATTAACTTTAATGGTACAGAAGTAAACTCAGATGTCAATTTTAATGTGCCAATTAATGTTGAGGACATCACTATAAATGCTAACAAGATTAACTTAAATGAATCTGGAATTAGATCCAGTACTATAGGAGCAGGAAATGCTGGAAATATTGCTATCACTGCTGATGATTCCATAGCAATCGGAAGAACTACAGTTCAGGCGGGTACTGACGAACAAGCTACTGGCAATGGAGGAAGCATTATTTTAAATGCAAGTAATAATATATCTGTCGACTCAAGCCTCATTTTAAGTCAGGTTAGGGATGAGTCATCAGGAAATGCTGGAGAAATAAGCATTTCCAGTAATATGATCGATATTAGAAATTTTTCTCTTGTTTCTGCTAACGCTCAGATAGATACTTTTGGTAGGGCAGGAAATTTAAATCTTGATGGAACTAATATTTTAATTAGAGAAGGCGCAATTTTAGATGCTTCCACTGAAAATGGTGTAGACGCTGGCAGCATTAACTTAAATGGCAATAATTTAGAAATCGTTTCAGGAGGGGTTGTCGTAACTTCCGTAAATCGTGGTGGTAACGCAGGTAATGTAAATCTCAATTTTACAGGAGACATTACTATAAACGGAGAGGATGCACTTCCTCGTTCTGAAAATATTTTTGAACTTGATGAACAATTATTAATCGATTTGCAAGAATCGACGGGTTTATTTGCGACTAACAGCTTGAGTTCTACAGATGGAGGAGGAAATATTCAAATTTTTGGGCAAGGAAGTTTAGATATTGGCAACAATGCTACAGTCTCTGTTGGTAGCGAAGAAGGAGGAAATGGAGGAACTATAAATATTGATATTAGTTCCCTTGATTTAGACAAGGAAGGAACAATTTCCGCTATTACTACTTCGGGAGTTGGAGGAAATATCCGTTTGGTAGTGGACGATTCTATAACTTTAAATAGAGATAGTCTAATTTCTGCTGAAGCTTTTGGTGAAGCTAGCGGAGGTAATATAGATATTAATACAGAATTTATCATCGCTTTTCCTGACGGTAGTAACGATATATTGGCTAGTGCAGAACAGGGACAAGGGGGAAATATCACTATCAATGCTGAGTCATTATTTGGTATTCAAGAACGTATTCCTAGTAGCTTGACTAACGATATTAATGCTAGTTCGCAGGTTAATGGTTTAGATGGCACTATTTCTATCTCTACACCCGATATTAATCCGATTCAGGGAGTAACAGAATTACCAACCAATGTAGTCGAACCAGAACGAACTGTGGCTCAGGCTTGTCAAGCTAACAGAGAAGCAACAGCAAAAAACAGTTTTACCATCAATGGTAAAGGTGGTATTCCAGCAGAACCAGGACTACCCTTAAATTCTCTTAATGTCTCAATTAATGGTGAAACTAATCGCACATCTGCCATCCCCCAACCCATAGAAACTAGTATAGGCAAAATACAACCAGCTAGAGGCATCAAAGTTACTGATTCTGGAGAAGTAATCTTAACTGCTTATCGGACTAATAACTCAGGCGATCGCCTGACTAAAATCCAACTTAACTGCGGTTGA